Proteins encoded by one window of Emticicia oligotrophica DSM 17448:
- a CDS encoding DoxX family protein, which produces MSDLSKWSISHKIAFYFSFLFLGLNFFPFPLEFLGGLMTMLWSFVVDFFGKIVFGIPEVTVRPNGSGDTTWNWLQQLAIVSFSTIGSIVWYVLARNRPNHEKLAFWFKIWLRYFLAATMFSYGLVKIFPLQFGNITTYRLFERLGEMSPMGLLWTFMAYSKGYQFFGGLMEVIGGGLLIFRRTTTLGAVMSASIMLNVFMMNVFYDVPVKIFSFTLLLMCVYLLAADAKRLWLFFVANKPTQSAEEIKVFEGRKWYKYGRIVLKTIFLGIVGVMGFYENFTTAKDIDAPKSLIYGPYKVERFERNNTVSETDTLRLQEVFIDRRGAYDMLYVTNDDGLRKRANFTLDSVKHILRMTDYAAPITDTTQYTFTYSQPDAETLMLQGKIKSDSIRVAMKKMKHRNFILTSRGFHWINEVPYNK; this is translated from the coding sequence ATGTCAGATTTATCCAAATGGTCGATTAGCCATAAAATCGCTTTTTATTTTTCTTTTCTCTTCTTGGGCTTAAACTTTTTCCCCTTTCCTCTCGAATTTTTAGGCGGCCTAATGACTATGCTATGGAGTTTTGTGGTTGATTTTTTCGGGAAAATCGTTTTTGGTATTCCCGAAGTGACGGTTCGGCCTAATGGGAGTGGTGATACTACTTGGAATTGGCTTCAACAATTAGCCATTGTAAGTTTTTCTACAATAGGTAGTATTGTTTGGTACGTGCTTGCCCGTAATCGACCTAATCATGAAAAATTAGCCTTTTGGTTTAAAATTTGGCTACGATATTTTTTAGCAGCTACTATGTTTTCGTATGGGTTGGTAAAGATTTTTCCTTTACAGTTTGGGAATATTACAACCTATCGCCTTTTCGAACGCCTCGGAGAAATGAGTCCGATGGGGCTGTTATGGACATTCATGGCGTACTCTAAGGGCTATCAATTTTTTGGTGGACTCATGGAAGTGATAGGAGGGGGATTATTAATTTTCCGTAGAACCACAACTTTAGGTGCAGTCATGAGTGCGAGTATTATGCTCAATGTTTTCATGATGAATGTCTTTTATGATGTACCCGTGAAAATCTTTTCTTTCACTTTATTGCTCATGTGTGTGTATTTGTTAGCTGCTGATGCTAAACGCTTATGGCTGTTTTTTGTGGCTAATAAACCTACTCAGTCTGCAGAAGAAATAAAGGTTTTTGAAGGAAGAAAATGGTATAAATATGGCAGAATTGTTCTAAAAACAATATTTTTAGGAATAGTAGGTGTAATGGGTTTTTATGAAAACTTTACTACAGCCAAAGATATAGATGCTCCAAAATCTTTAATTTATGGGCCTTATAAAGTTGAAAGATTCGAACGAAATAATACTGTTTCTGAAACTGACACTCTACGCTTGCAAGAAGTATTTATCGACCGCCGTGGTGCATACGATATGCTTTATGTAACGAATGACGATGGTCTGCGTAAACGAGCCAATTTTACGCTTGATTCTGTTAAACACATTTTACGCATGACAGACTATGCTGCTCCTATCACCGATACTACGCAATACACTTTTACGTATTCACAACCAGATGCGGAAACATTAATGTTGCAAGGAAAAATCAAATCTGATTCGATTCGAGTGGCCATGAAGAAAATGAAACACCGAAATTTCATTCTCACTAGTCGTGGTTTTCATTGGATAAATGAAGTGCCTTATAACAAGTAA
- a CDS encoding DUF6157 family protein, producing the protein MKIHTTNYESTLIAIADDCPANTGEMPPHKGDKKSVANLQFDILRKHPYKYTSDDIIFQVFAERNDLTEKELTEARTAFFSKGQACLRTSPLTKRYGWGVHHNEQGKVAIYACDSSEYEKLLNDKSTTVVKAMRSSR; encoded by the coding sequence ATGAAAATACATACGACCAATTACGAATCGACATTAATTGCCATAGCCGATGACTGCCCAGCCAACACTGGCGAAATGCCTCCACATAAAGGAGATAAAAAATCGGTAGCCAATTTGCAGTTTGATATACTTCGGAAACACCCTTATAAATATACTTCAGATGATATAATTTTTCAGGTATTCGCCGAAAGAAACGACCTTACAGAAAAAGAATTAACCGAAGCTCGTACGGCATTTTTCTCAAAAGGACAAGCATGCTTACGAACCTCGCCACTTACTAAAAGGTATGGCTGGGGTGTACACCACAATGAACAAGGTAAAGTTGCCATTTATGCCTGCGATTCGAGCGAATACGAAAAGTTATTGAATGATAAATCTACAACAGTTGTAAAAGCCATGCGGTCAAGTCGATGA
- a CDS encoding alpha/beta fold hydrolase: MKRLIPLNLLGVIFILLISSFGFAQNFKYYQAPDKIRIAYTDSGSGKVVVLLHGFINTGANWRKTALYKDLLKNGYRVIVPDLRGNGHSDKPHEDKFYTNDIETKDVIGILTNLKIKSYEVVGYSRGAIVAAKLITKDKRVVKVVLGGMGQHFTNPNWDRRLMFAAAFNGKFHLYPEAQGAVKYAKSINADTVALGLLQKYQPVTTPKELKKFSKPVLIIAGDEDKDNGNPEVLQTYFRDAKLSIVKGNHNITYNTEAFSAEIIGFLK, from the coding sequence ATGAAACGCTTAATACCATTAAATCTTCTTGGTGTGATATTCATCCTCCTTATTTCTTCATTTGGATTTGCCCAGAATTTCAAATATTATCAAGCTCCCGACAAAATTAGAATTGCCTATACTGATTCGGGTTCGGGAAAGGTCGTTGTGCTTTTACATGGATTTATCAATACAGGTGCAAATTGGCGAAAAACAGCCCTGTATAAAGATCTTTTGAAGAATGGCTATCGTGTAATCGTCCCTGATTTAAGAGGGAACGGACATTCCGATAAACCTCATGAAGATAAATTTTATACAAATGATATCGAAACAAAAGACGTGATAGGGATTCTTACTAACTTAAAAATAAAATCTTATGAAGTAGTCGGCTACTCAAGAGGAGCCATTGTTGCAGCAAAATTAATTACGAAGGATAAACGTGTGGTAAAAGTAGTTTTAGGCGGTATGGGGCAGCATTTTACAAATCCAAATTGGGATAGAAGATTAATGTTTGCGGCCGCTTTTAACGGAAAATTTCATCTATATCCCGAAGCTCAGGGTGCAGTAAAATATGCCAAATCTATTAATGCTGATACAGTAGCTCTGGGGCTTTTACAAAAGTATCAACCCGTCACTACGCCAAAGGAATTGAAAAAATTCAGCAAACCAGTCTTAATTATTGCAGGTGATGAAGATAAAGATAACGGCAACCCAGAAGTTCTACAAACTTACTTTAGAGATGCAAAATTGAGTATTGTAAAGGGCAATCATAATATTACCTATAATACAGAAGCATTTTCGGCTGAAATTATAGGCTTTCTAAAATAA
- a CDS encoding class I SAM-dependent methyltransferase: protein MEELELSEKSLVKPPLRNWQGRKEWFFNREHTDTYELWYEGRYKRAEVWQKKIMGRFVKSDPRIKTLLEFGCGTGRFTRWWKEIGIDASGGDISPFMLGQAVHLFGGNLVWADSHFMPFKDHTFDALAFITTFEYYRDPVQVIREAARVGKYGIAFGMMNRNSPKVVRRRVQEAFGKNPFYVTATFYTPEMLTRKIHEALVGRSYTIEWQATGLPEWFPVQEWHVPYGDFFGLFVRFNDVD, encoded by the coding sequence ATGGAAGAATTAGAACTAAGCGAAAAAAGTTTGGTGAAGCCACCACTCCGCAATTGGCAGGGCCGAAAAGAATGGTTTTTTAACCGTGAACACACCGATACCTACGAACTTTGGTACGAAGGCCGCTACAAACGAGCCGAAGTTTGGCAAAAGAAAATTATGGGTAGATTCGTGAAGTCTGACCCAAGAATTAAAACACTACTCGAATTTGGCTGCGGAACTGGCCGTTTTACCCGTTGGTGGAAAGAAATTGGCATTGATGCTTCGGGTGGTGATATCTCTCCTTTTATGTTGGGGCAGGCCGTTCATCTTTTTGGTGGAAATCTTGTCTGGGCTGATTCTCATTTTATGCCTTTCAAAGACCACACTTTTGATGCACTTGCGTTTATTACCACCTTTGAATATTACCGTGACCCCGTGCAGGTAATTCGTGAAGCTGCAAGAGTGGGCAAATATGGAATTGCATTCGGAATGATGAATCGTAATTCTCCAAAAGTGGTTCGACGAAGAGTGCAAGAAGCCTTTGGGAAAAATCCGTTCTACGTAACTGCTACTTTCTACACGCCTGAAATGCTTACCCGAAAAATCCATGAAGCACTTGTAGGGCGTAGCTACACCATTGAGTGGCAAGCAACTGGCTTACCCGAATGGTTTCCTGTGCAAGAATGGCACGTACCTTATGGCGATTTTTTTGGTTTGTTTGTACGATTCAATGATGTGGATTAA
- a CDS encoding AIR synthase family protein — protein sequence MENIGKINEEYFKKVILPNSGFKRKEVVIGPNFGVDVALVELPNNMAMALTSDPLSLIPTLGLQESAWLSVHLMANDIATTSFAPMYLQTVLNLPTSISDAQFREYWQYIDKFCKEIGVAITGGHTGTIEGQNSTISGGGTLITIAPQKQILTSNNAQIGDSIIMTKQCAMSSVSILAMSFPKTIRQKLGTEVAQKAEELFYHTSVLNEALVINKLNQQQKVVNAMHDVTEGGVLGAAFEMAIASGLGIEIQADRLNISPIVSSVCEVFSFDPRYCIGAGSMIISVKHQYEELVINALHENNIEACTIGSFTALEEGHRMVENDEVKPMTYHETDPYWAAFFEAFKRGWK from the coding sequence ATGGAAAATATAGGAAAAATCAACGAAGAATACTTTAAAAAAGTTATCTTACCTAATAGTGGCTTTAAGCGTAAAGAAGTTGTTATTGGGCCAAATTTTGGTGTCGATGTGGCACTTGTAGAATTGCCAAACAATATGGCCATGGCTCTTACCTCTGACCCACTGAGCTTAATCCCTACTTTGGGTTTGCAGGAATCAGCGTGGCTTTCGGTGCATCTGATGGCCAACGACATCGCTACCACCAGTTTTGCTCCAATGTATTTACAAACGGTACTTAACTTACCAACTAGTATCTCCGATGCTCAGTTTAGAGAATATTGGCAATACATTGATAAGTTTTGTAAGGAAATTGGCGTTGCAATTACGGGCGGACACACCGGCACAATTGAAGGCCAAAACTCGACCATTTCGGGTGGTGGAACATTGATAACTATTGCTCCGCAAAAACAAATACTTACTTCGAATAACGCTCAAATTGGTGATTCAATCATTATGACCAAACAATGTGCGATGTCATCTGTATCTATTTTGGCGATGTCCTTTCCAAAGACTATTCGTCAGAAATTAGGCACTGAAGTAGCACAAAAAGCGGAAGAATTGTTTTATCATACCTCTGTCTTGAATGAAGCATTGGTTATCAATAAACTTAATCAACAACAGAAAGTGGTGAATGCGATGCATGATGTTACGGAGGGTGGTGTGTTAGGTGCGGCTTTCGAGATGGCAATCGCAAGTGGTTTAGGTATTGAAATTCAGGCAGATAGGCTCAATATTTCACCAATTGTCAGCTCAGTTTGCGAAGTTTTTTCATTTGACCCTCGTTATTGTATTGGAGCAGGTTCAATGATTATTTCGGTTAAGCATCAATACGAAGAGTTGGTAATCAATGCTTTACATGAAAATAATATCGAGGCCTGTACGATTGGGAGTTTCACAGCATTAGAAGAAGGCCATAGGATGGTTGAAAATGATGAAGTTAAGCCAATGACTTACCACGAAACTGACCCTTACTGGGCAGCATTTTTTGAGGCATTCAAACGTGGTTGGAAATGA
- a CDS encoding thiamine phosphate synthase — protein sequence MKKSIYLIADPAMEQSVLLNKIEMALKGGLFAVQLWNNWQNVANKIEIIETIHQLTKLAGVPLILNEGQDCLDLTCFDGIHLDFPNEMIQEYRQKRPDLIWGLTCSNETEKLIWAEQNSLDYISYCSIFPSKTSNSCELVSFDTIDKTREFFSRKVFLAGGINQNTIPNLKDLQFDGIALVSAIMDAENPTEVVLNYSEILNH from the coding sequence ATGAAAAAAAGTATTTATCTCATCGCCGACCCAGCCATGGAACAAAGTGTTTTGCTCAATAAAATTGAGATGGCTCTGAAAGGTGGCCTTTTTGCCGTGCAATTATGGAATAATTGGCAAAATGTAGCTAATAAAATCGAAATCATTGAAACTATCCACCAACTCACAAAGTTGGCAGGTGTGCCTTTGATTCTTAATGAAGGTCAAGATTGCCTTGATTTGACTTGTTTTGATGGAATTCATCTTGATTTTCCCAACGAAATGATACAAGAATACCGGCAAAAACGACCAGATTTAATTTGGGGACTCACTTGTTCAAACGAAACCGAAAAACTCATTTGGGCTGAGCAAAATTCGTTGGATTATATTTCGTATTGCTCAATATTTCCATCGAAAACTAGTAATAGTTGCGAGCTTGTTAGTTTTGATACTATTGACAAAACTCGCGAGTTTTTTAGTCGAAAAGTATTTTTAGCGGGGGGAATTAATCAAAATACGATTCCGAATCTCAAAGATTTACAATTCGATGGTATTGCCTTGGTATCGGCCATTATGGACGCCGAAAATCCAACCGAAGTAGTATTGAATTATTCAGAAATCTTAAACCATTAA
- a CDS encoding Trm112 family protein — translation MTKSFFDKLCCPFDKSELSIQVFTEKENNIIHEGLITCPTCKRLYPIIHGVPIMIPDAYREAQLEKPFFKKWNDKLSLEAKASLILEE, via the coding sequence ATGACCAAAAGTTTTTTTGATAAATTATGTTGCCCATTCGATAAATCTGAACTTTCAATTCAGGTTTTCACCGAAAAAGAAAATAACATCATTCATGAAGGGCTTATCACTTGTCCAACTTGTAAGCGTTTGTATCCAATCATTCATGGAGTGCCGATTATGATACCCGATGCTTACCGAGAGGCACAACTCGAAAAACCATTTTTTAAAAAATGGAATGATAAGCTAAGTCTGGAAGCAAAAGCCAGCTTGATATTGGAAGAATAA
- a CDS encoding GH39 family glycosyl hydrolase produces MKKAYFLSILIAIFRLSFAQEATKTTIQIDLNKKVGEMSTMWAWFGADEPNYAYMKDGKKLLTELSQLSPVPVYFRAHNMLTSGHDTLTMKWGSTNVYTEDANGKPIYDWTVVDKIFDTYRERGIKPVAQFSFMPEALSIKPQPYEHKWKPGMPYNEIYKGWTFPPKDYKKWADLVYAWVKHSVERYGKAEVETWYWELWNEPNIGYWSGTVEEYCKLYDYTADAAKRALPTIRIGGPETTGPSWSKAADFLKTFLTHCESGTNYVTGKVGSPLDFITFHAKGAPKIVDGHVQMNVGTQLRDISEGFRIVTSYAKFKNLPIIIGESDPEGCAACGMKTNPSNAYRNGTMYSSYTAASFARKYALADYFKANLLGAVSWSFEFENQPYFYGFRDLATNGIDKPVLNVFRMYGMMSGNRVEVKGNQNYTFTMVRDSSVRKKADIDALASKDQRSAAVMVWHYHDDDLKAEDATVEIDLRGFPAQQVNFKHYRIDNENSNSYEVWKKMGSPENPTAEQISILEKAGQLALLTSPSYLKLTNGTLKLNFKLPRQGVSLLRFDW; encoded by the coding sequence ATGAAAAAAGCCTACTTTCTCTCTATCCTTATAGCCATTTTTCGACTGAGTTTTGCACAAGAAGCAACTAAGACAACTATCCAAATTGATTTGAATAAAAAAGTTGGCGAAATGAGTACCATGTGGGCTTGGTTCGGTGCCGACGAACCCAACTATGCTTACATGAAAGATGGCAAAAAATTGCTGACCGAATTAAGTCAACTAAGTCCAGTACCCGTTTATTTTCGAGCCCATAATATGCTTACTTCTGGGCATGATACTCTTACTATGAAGTGGGGTTCTACCAATGTTTATACTGAAGATGCCAACGGAAAGCCCATTTATGATTGGACAGTCGTCGATAAAATTTTTGATACTTACCGAGAAAGAGGCATCAAACCAGTGGCACAATTTAGTTTTATGCCCGAAGCTCTTTCAATCAAGCCACAACCCTATGAGCATAAATGGAAACCCGGAATGCCTTACAATGAAATTTATAAGGGTTGGACTTTTCCGCCGAAAGATTATAAAAAATGGGCCGATTTGGTCTATGCGTGGGTAAAACATTCAGTAGAACGCTATGGAAAAGCCGAGGTAGAAACTTGGTATTGGGAATTATGGAATGAACCAAATATTGGTTATTGGAGCGGAACGGTAGAAGAATATTGTAAACTTTATGATTATACCGCCGATGCCGCCAAACGAGCTTTGCCAACGATTAGAATAGGTGGCCCTGAAACAACTGGCCCAAGTTGGAGTAAAGCGGCTGATTTTCTTAAAACTTTTCTAACGCATTGCGAGTCAGGGACTAATTATGTGACGGGTAAAGTAGGTTCTCCGCTTGATTTTATTACTTTTCATGCGAAAGGTGCTCCAAAAATTGTGGATGGACACGTACAAATGAATGTAGGAACCCAACTACGAGATATTTCGGAAGGATTCCGAATTGTTACTTCTTATGCCAAATTCAAAAACTTACCTATTATCATTGGCGAGTCAGACCCCGAAGGTTGTGCGGCTTGTGGCATGAAAACCAACCCATCAAATGCGTATCGAAACGGCACGATGTATTCGAGTTATACGGCTGCTTCGTTTGCCCGAAAATATGCCTTGGCTGATTATTTCAAAGCTAATTTATTGGGGGCAGTGAGTTGGTCGTTTGAGTTTGAAAATCAACCCTATTTTTATGGTTTCAGAGATTTAGCCACCAATGGCATTGATAAACCCGTATTGAATGTTTTCAGAATGTACGGCATGATGTCGGGCAATAGAGTGGAAGTAAAGGGTAATCAGAATTATACATTTACGATGGTGCGAGATTCGAGCGTACGCAAAAAAGCCGATATTGATGCCCTCGCCAGTAAAGACCAACGCTCAGCAGCGGTAATGGTTTGGCATTATCATGACGATGACCTAAAAGCTGAAGATGCGACAGTAGAAATAGACTTAAGAGGTTTTCCTGCTCAACAAGTCAATTTTAAGCATTACCGAATCGACAACGAAAACAGTAATTCATATGAAGTTTGGAAGAAAATGGGTTCACCCGAAAACCCGACGGCCGAACAAATTAGTATCTTAGAAAAAGCAGGACAATTGGCATTACTCACCTCGCCAAGCTATTTAAAATTGACCAACGGTACACTAAAACTCAATTTCAAATTACCCCGTCAAGGTGTTTCGTTATTGAGGTTTGATTGGTGA
- a CDS encoding Crp/Fnr family transcriptional regulator has translation MDNLIINYISKYIPLTEEEIEIIKEQNLIRYFKKNELLLEEGEYAKECYFVLSGCVRAYYLMDGEERNTEFYIENQSITPVSYQTKKPSEYYLSCLEDCVLALGSDERNQKLLEKVPKLTTMIMQMSNEMLVQKVIEFDEFKTFSPEQRYLNLLEKRPDLVNRIPLYHLASYLGITQVSLSRIRKRISVQV, from the coding sequence ATGGATAATCTCATCATCAACTATATTTCAAAATACATTCCACTAACGGAGGAGGAAATTGAAATCATCAAAGAGCAAAACTTGATTCGTTACTTTAAAAAGAATGAGCTTTTGCTGGAAGAAGGGGAGTATGCCAAAGAATGTTATTTTGTATTAAGTGGTTGTGTAAGAGCCTATTATCTAATGGATGGCGAAGAACGAAATACAGAGTTTTATATTGAAAATCAATCAATTACGCCTGTTAGTTATCAAACTAAAAAGCCTTCGGAGTATTATTTATCTTGTTTGGAAGATTGTGTCTTGGCATTGGGTAGTGATGAACGAAACCAGAAACTTCTTGAAAAAGTGCCCAAACTCACCACCATGATTATGCAAATGAGCAACGAAATGTTGGTGCAAAAAGTCATAGAATTTGATGAATTTAAGACCTTCAGTCCCGAGCAACGTTATCTTAATCTTTTAGAAAAACGCCCTGATTTAGTCAATCGAATTCCGCTTTATCATTTGGCGAGTTATTTGGGTATTACGCAAGTATCTTTGAGCCGTATAAGAAAACGTATTTCGGTGCAAGTATGA
- a CDS encoding DUF4386 domain-containing protein — MNIQKNDKQNATITGIFFILAAISSIIGLKLYDPILAETDFITSSHQHHHAIVWGAINELILCITATGTGLMMYPYLKKYNESLGLGYLSFRMLEVVFIMMGIVAVLAVLSISQHYANHAIDKPTATALGLAFIEFHDWTFMLGPNFMLAINTFIYSYVFFQTRLLPKKLAILGLTSACLIMLAAMLEMFHIIEQISTLGVILAIPIALYEMSLAVYLIRKGFQIEENK, encoded by the coding sequence ATGAATATTCAGAAAAACGACAAACAAAATGCAACTATTACGGGTATATTTTTTATTCTTGCGGCCATCTCATCCATTATTGGACTAAAACTCTACGACCCTATTTTGGCGGAAACTGATTTCATTACTTCCTCCCACCAACATCATCATGCTATTGTTTGGGGAGCAATAAACGAACTTATTCTTTGTATTACAGCAACAGGCACAGGCTTGATGATGTATCCATACTTAAAAAAATACAATGAAAGTTTAGGATTGGGTTATCTAAGTTTCCGAATGCTGGAGGTAGTATTTATCATGATGGGAATTGTGGCAGTTTTAGCGGTGCTTTCTATAAGTCAACATTATGCCAATCATGCAATTGATAAACCAACGGCTACTGCCTTAGGTTTGGCATTTATTGAATTTCATGATTGGACTTTCATGTTGGGGCCTAATTTTATGCTCGCCATTAATACGTTTATTTACAGCTATGTTTTCTTCCAAACTAGACTCTTACCTAAAAAACTGGCTATTCTTGGACTAACGTCAGCCTGTTTGATTATGCTTGCAGCCATGCTTGAGATGTTTCATATTATTGAGCAAATATCAACTTTAGGTGTAATTTTGGCTATTCCAATCGCTCTTTATGAAATGTCATTAGCGGTTTATTTGATTAGAAAAGGCTTCCAAATTGAAGAAAATAAGTAA
- a CDS encoding TolC family protein yields MKNLRIYIALVLGFLLENQSTFAQTTPTYSLEQLSEIAIKSNKGLAIKQLQIEEKRIKVKEDEIKRLPVVNLSSTYQYNVNLANITIPAGAIGVIPMNATTQVPLPNTDKNITVGSNNNYNIGLTAYMPLTQQAKIKMGIEVSKVENQVSEKEKLKVSLQLKHGIEQLYYATLIAQKQQEEAQAKLNLANNRLNDLENAITAGKTLDLNKAGILASIADEEQNILKFDFQIQNYKADIAKLAGLPNEDFSLTSTLPVVNNLSSITDYKSGISTNPDVQIANLTKYKTELGFKAAKLSDRPDIGLVTGYAYQSGNPLAPANNPFIGVNLKWNLQDLYANKQIQKQRALQMKQAEENIDYTQEQLLYEIEKAYRKAQQSKSLINVAEKALKYRQEELKLQEDKQLAGMNLKTDILATKAVLAKAEADVYAAKLAYLIALSDLDALIGQ; encoded by the coding sequence ATGAAAAACTTACGCATATATATAGCTTTGGTTTTAGGTTTTCTTCTTGAAAACCAAAGCACTTTTGCCCAAACAACACCTACTTATTCATTAGAACAATTGAGTGAAATTGCTATCAAATCGAATAAAGGTCTTGCTATTAAGCAATTACAAATTGAAGAAAAAAGAATAAAAGTCAAAGAAGACGAAATCAAGCGTTTGCCAGTAGTAAATCTGAGTAGCACTTACCAATACAATGTAAATTTGGCAAATATTACAATTCCTGCTGGTGCAATTGGCGTAATTCCTATGAATGCCACTACGCAAGTGCCTCTTCCAAATACTGATAAAAACATAACTGTTGGAAGCAATAATAATTATAATATTGGATTGACCGCCTATATGCCCTTAACACAACAAGCCAAAATCAAAATGGGTATTGAAGTAAGTAAAGTAGAAAACCAAGTAAGTGAAAAAGAAAAACTAAAGGTTTCGCTACAACTTAAACACGGCATCGAACAGCTCTATTATGCCACTTTGATTGCCCAAAAACAACAAGAAGAAGCTCAAGCTAAACTCAATTTGGCCAATAATCGATTGAATGATTTAGAAAATGCTATCACTGCTGGGAAAACTTTAGATTTGAATAAAGCAGGTATTTTGGCCAGTATTGCCGATGAAGAGCAAAATATCTTAAAATTCGATTTTCAGATTCAAAATTACAAGGCAGATATAGCTAAACTAGCAGGCTTGCCCAATGAAGATTTTTCATTGACCTCCACCCTACCAGTTGTGAATAATCTTTCTTCAATCACTGATTATAAGTCTGGTATTTCAACCAATCCCGATGTTCAAATTGCTAATTTAACCAAATACAAAACCGAGTTAGGTTTCAAAGCTGCTAAACTCAGCGACCGCCCAGATATTGGTTTAGTGACTGGTTATGCCTACCAAAGTGGCAATCCACTTGCTCCTGCCAATAATCCGTTTATTGGCGTAAATCTGAAATGGAATTTGCAAGACCTTTATGCCAATAAACAAATTCAGAAACAAAGGGCATTACAAATGAAGCAAGCCGAAGAAAATATTGATTATACACAAGAGCAACTTTTGTATGAAATAGAAAAAGCATATAGAAAAGCTCAACAAAGTAAATCATTGATTAATGTTGCAGAAAAAGCCCTCAAATACCGCCAAGAGGAATTGAAATTGCAAGAAGACAAGCAATTAGCAGGAATGAACCTGAAAACCGATATTTTAGCTACCAAAGCAGTCTTGGCCAAAGCAGAAGCTGATGTGTACGCCGCTAAATTGGCTTATTTAATTGCTCTTTCAGATTTAGATGCTTTGATTGGACAGTAA